The following are encoded together in the Flavobacterium haoranii genome:
- a CDS encoding ComEA family DNA-binding protein, translating into MNFNRIYNFFDDKTDVSRSQAELQFKKEVDSLLQVKETSTNKIYPFNPNYITDYKGYMLGMSIEEIDRLHKFRSQNKFVNSAKEFQQVTKVSNELLAKISPFFKFPDWVVNKQNSTRTAHSFVKKESVVQINLNSATKEELMKVYGIGEKLSDNILNEKSKLGEFVSIDQISWMWGITPETFENVKKQFFVKPISGELKKIKINSASSRELSQFPYFNYAISKEIVTYRSMNGEIRNIEDLTKIKGISVDKIKIIVLYLEFD; encoded by the coding sequence TTGAATTTTAATCGAATTTATAATTTTTTTGATGATAAAACTGACGTGAGTAGATCTCAAGCGGAACTCCAATTTAAAAAAGAAGTCGATAGTTTACTTCAAGTTAAAGAGACAAGTACCAATAAAATTTATCCGTTTAATCCTAATTATATAACCGATTATAAAGGCTATATGTTAGGAATGTCAATTGAAGAAATTGATAGGCTTCATAAATTTCGTTCACAAAATAAATTTGTAAATTCTGCTAAAGAGTTTCAACAAGTAACAAAAGTTTCAAACGAACTTTTAGCTAAGATTTCCCCGTTTTTTAAGTTTCCAGATTGGGTAGTTAATAAGCAAAATTCAACTCGTACTGCCCATAGTTTTGTTAAGAAAGAATCAGTTGTTCAAATCAATTTAAATTCTGCGACAAAAGAAGAGTTGATGAAAGTTTATGGAATAGGCGAAAAACTTTCTGATAATATTTTAAATGAAAAGAGTAAATTAGGAGAATTTGTTTCTATTGATCAAATTTCTTGGATGTGGGGCATTACTCCAGAAACATTTGAAAATGTAAAAAAGCAATTTTTTGTTAAGCCAATTTCTGGCGAATTAAAGAAGATTAAAATAAATTCAGCATCTTCTAGAGAACTTTCTCAATTTCCATATTTCAATTATGCTATTTCTAAAGAAATTGTTACTTATAGAAGTATGAATGGCGAAATTAGAAACATTGAGGATTTAACAAAAATTAAAGGAATTTCTGTTGATAAAATAAAAATAATAGTTTTATATTTGGAATTTGATTAA
- a CDS encoding sodium-dependent transporter: MSTKTESWGSRVGLILAMAGNAVGLGNFLRFPVQAVQNGGGAFIIPYLVCFLVMGIPLLFIEWSTGRYGGKFGNHSTPYILDTMAKGRIWKYIGVFGIFTNIAVAAYYCYIESWTMSYVYHSIVGTFNGMSQGDVANFFNSYVDVAHSTTGIPYEAVVFYVICLLLNTYILSKGLGGIEKVAKIGMPLLILFGVVLAIRGLTLGTSGASDIFPNANAWDGLNFLWTPQFDSLSNPKVWLAAAGQIFFTLSVGMGTIHCYAAYLKERDDIALNAVSAGFMNEFVEVVLGSLIVIPIAAGYLGLDWVIQNAGFGMAFQTMPYLFQQWGEVLAIFAGVFWFGLLFFAGITSSLAMGTPWMGFMRDEFNWSKNKGAWSFGFLALTMGLPTVIFFNEGLFDQYDYWAGTVSLVVFAFLETILFSYIFGIKKGWAEINKGADIKLPGFYKYIILIVTPALLGWVLISSIPDWVDKIKDNDTHNKEWFADAYFAENFESTGKVTGKVVEATSQYLKIAFDNEKKVFDKATGEVVKVPFTDYKEYNFKAENNQEVIVKVDQIISPADKIATGKFTNNTLYKFLGRMLLLALFIFISIVVLLAYKKRVKEGRATL; this comes from the coding sequence ATGTCTACAAAAACAGAATCTTGGGGTTCAAGAGTTGGCCTTATTTTAGCTATGGCTGGAAATGCTGTAGGATTAGGGAATTTTTTAAGATTTCCGGTTCAAGCAGTTCAAAATGGAGGAGGAGCATTTATTATTCCATATTTAGTTTGTTTCCTAGTAATGGGAATTCCACTATTGTTTATCGAATGGTCTACAGGTCGATATGGAGGTAAATTTGGTAACCATAGTACACCATATATATTAGACACAATGGCAAAAGGAAGAATTTGGAAATACATTGGTGTTTTCGGAATCTTTACCAATATAGCTGTTGCTGCCTACTATTGTTATATCGAATCTTGGACAATGTCTTATGTATACCATTCAATCGTTGGTACTTTTAATGGAATGTCTCAGGGTGATGTTGCTAATTTTTTCAATTCTTATGTTGACGTAGCTCATTCAACTACAGGAATTCCTTATGAAGCAGTTGTTTTCTATGTAATATGTTTACTTTTAAATACTTATATTTTGTCTAAAGGTTTAGGTGGAATAGAAAAGGTAGCTAAAATTGGTATGCCATTATTAATATTATTTGGTGTGGTATTAGCAATTAGAGGGTTAACACTAGGGACTTCAGGTGCATCAGATATTTTCCCTAATGCTAATGCTTGGGATGGTTTAAACTTTTTATGGACACCACAATTTGATTCTTTAAGTAATCCTAAAGTTTGGTTAGCGGCAGCCGGACAAATTTTCTTTACACTTTCTGTAGGAATGGGAACAATTCATTGTTATGCTGCTTATTTAAAAGAGAGAGATGATATTGCTTTAAATGCTGTTTCTGCTGGTTTTATGAATGAATTCGTAGAAGTGGTTTTAGGAAGTTTAATTGTTATTCCAATTGCTGCGGGTTATTTAGGTTTAGACTGGGTTATTCAAAATGCTGGTTTCGGTATGGCGTTCCAAACAATGCCTTATTTATTTCAACAATGGGGTGAAGTATTAGCAATTTTTGCTGGAGTATTTTGGTTTGGATTATTGTTCTTTGCTGGTATTACTTCTTCGTTAGCAATGGGAACTCCATGGATGGGCTTTATGAGAGATGAGTTCAATTGGAGTAAAAACAAAGGAGCTTGGTCTTTTGGATTTTTAGCATTAACAATGGGATTGCCAACAGTAATATTTTTTAATGAAGGATTGTTTGATCAGTACGATTATTGGGCAGGTACAGTAAGTTTGGTAGTTTTTGCGTTTTTAGAAACTATATTATTTTCTTATATATTTGGGATTAAGAAAGGTTGGGCTGAAATCAATAAAGGTGCCGATATTAAGCTTCCAGGTTTTTATAAGTATATAATTTTAATTGTTACTCCAGCTTTATTAGGATGGGTTTTAATATCAAGTATTCCAGATTGGGTTGATAAGATAAAAGATAACGACACTCATAACAAAGAATGGTTTGCAGATGCTTATTTTGCAGAAAATTTTGAATCAACGGGTAAAGTGACTGGCAAAGTTGTTGAAGCTACCTCTCAATATTTAAAAATTGCATTTGATAATGAGAAAAAAGTTTTTGATAAAGCAACTGGGGAAGTTGTAAAAGTGCCATTTACAGATTATAAAGAATATAATTTCAAAGCTGAAAATAATCAAGAAGTAATAGTTAAGGTAGATCAAATAATTTCTCCAGCAGATAAAATTGCTACCGGTAAGTTTACAAACAATACTTTATACAAATTCTTAGGTAGAATGTTATTATTAGCATTGTTTATATTTATTTCAATCGTGGTATTATTAGCCTACAAAAAAAGAGTTAAAGAAGGGAGAGCAACATTATGA
- a CDS encoding PspC family transcriptional regulator, translated as MVTNLLHFFEKHGFFVAQRLAERLGIRATNVRLFFIYISFITIGLGFGFYLTLAFLLRLKDMIHTKRSSVFDL; from the coding sequence ATGGTTACAAATCTTTTACATTTTTTTGAAAAACACGGATTTTTTGTTGCACAAAGACTAGCAGAAAGGTTAGGAATTAGAGCAACAAATGTACGTTTGTTCTTTATTTACATTTCGTTTATAACAATTGGTTTAGGTTTTGGCTTTTATCTTACTTTGGCTTTTCTTTTACGCTTAAAAGATATGATCCATACTAAGAGAAGCTCAGTTTTTGATTTGTAA